A genomic region of Nymphalis io chromosome 3, ilAglIoxx1.1, whole genome shotgun sequence contains the following coding sequences:
- the LOC126781124 gene encoding uncharacterized protein LOC126781124: protein MDVDTELSSSDANAGRKRPLVGLALFDSGSDTETEIRSAAKRNSASRGKLTSKGRGTGLARAKAELKAKAAEAREEAFERSLRSRAFRKETAVIALDSDESSSSEVRREDPLKLGAEELRAEAGRNAALILEIAQKSSNLKGGFIKKLKESASSLQSIVDALASRTEAEETRRLRADNGRLRKEVDSLKTELKAHRREFAEMRTTVAVANEASTSTVRDTQALEEFKASIMSSVGFMIKAQMEGIQDRLLPAKVLRPPLAADKKQAVVQKTAPTYAQVVHPTPPPKPAQAPKRVPAVESVPLAPTTCLSATPTTSESQPREAQETSWSTVVKKGRKKKASPSAAASATVPSTVAKAPPVAKPRLVAPRRAAVMVTLQPDAQEKGVTYAHILERAEQGVKLQDIGICGGLRVRRSATGARLLELSKAQAEQADKLAEKLRTVLDGVASVVRPVKRVDLKVTGLDDSVTKDKLVAAVARAGNCSPDSVRCGVLQRGPGYMGMVRVTCPLTAAKKISDAGRLLVGWSSAKVCVLEQRPLRCFKCMGLGHTKVLCPSKAERGGICFRCGVDGHKSAGCTEKLRCAVCADAGKPSGHVMGSGECNPPITKDGEVLSRIS, encoded by the exons atggACGTCGACACGGAGTTGTCGTCGTCCGACGCAAATGCTGGGCGTAAACGCCCACTTGTGGGCCTTGCGCTCTTTGATTCCGGTTCGGATACGGAGACCGAAATCAGATCGGCGGCGAAACGTAACAGTGCTAGCCGGGGGAAGCTCACTTCCAAGGGACGCGGAACTGGCCTCGCTCGCGCCAAAGCCGAGCTTAAAGCAAAGGCCGCCGAGGCTAGGGAGGAGGCGTTTGAGCGCTCCTTGAGAAGTCGGGCTTTCCGTAAGGAGACGGCTGTGATCGCGCTTGACTCTGACGAATCCTCTTCCTCGGAGGTCCGTAGGGAGGATCCCCTAAAATTGGGTGCAGAGGAGCTGCGTGCGGAGGCTGGTCGCAATGCAGCACTTATTCTGGAGATTGCCCAGAAATCCAGCAACCTGAAGGGTGGCTTCATCAAGAAGCTCAAAGAATCTGCATCTTCGCTCCAGTCCATCGTAGATGCTCTGGCATCAAGGACCGAGGCGGAAGAGACGCGCAGGCTTCGCGCTGATAATGGCCGCCTGCGCAAGGAGGTGGACAGCCTCAAGACTGAGTTAAAAGCCCACCGCCGTGAGTTTGCGGAAATGCGGACCACGGTGGCAGTGGCAAATGAGGCGTCCACCAGCACTGTGCGGGACACACAGGCTTTGGAGGAATTTAAGGCCTCTATAATGTCGTCGGTGGGCTTTATGATTAAAGCTCAAATGGAAGGAATTCAGGACCGTCTCCTTCCAGCTAAAGTGCTCCGTCCCCCTCTGGCCGCGGACAAGAAACAGGCTGTAGTGCAGAAAACTGCACCTACATACGCGCAAGTGGTCCATCCGACCCCACCACCGAAACCCGCACAGGCGCCGAAACGGGTGCCTGCAGTCGAGTCAGTCCCGCTGGCACCGACTACGTGCCTATCAGCCACCCCGACCACGTCGGAGTCCCAACCACGGGAGGCCCAGGAGACATCATGGTCCACCGTGGTTAAAAAGGGAAGGAAGAAAAAGGCTTCCCCCTCGGCCGCAGCGTCCGCCACAGTACCATCAACAGTGGCGAAGGCTCCGCCGGTGGCCAAACCGAGGCTGGTTGCTCCTCGCAGGGCTGCAGTAATGGTCACTCTGCAGCCGGATGCGCAGGAGAAAGGCGTTACATACGCTCACATCCTGGAGCGCGCGGAGCAGGGCGTTAAGCTTCAGGATATTGGAATCTGTGGCGGCCTTAGGGTCCGACGATCGGCGACGGGAGCCAGACTCCTCGAGCTGTCGAAAGCACAGGCGGAGCAGGCGGATAAGCTTGCTGAGAAGCTCCGCACTGTGCTGGATGGTGTCGCAAGCGTCGTTCGACCTGTAAAGCGAGTGGACCTTAAGGTGACGGGATTGGATGATTCCGTCACCAAAGATAAATTGGTCGCTGCAGTTGCTCGTGCAGGGAACTGCTCCCCTGACTCAGTCAGATGCGGAGTGTTGCAGCGTGGTCCCGGATATATGGGAATGGTCCGCGTCACCTGTCCTCTCACAGCGGCGAAGAAGATATCAGATGCCGGTCGCCTCCTCGTAGGATGGAGCTCGGCCAAGGTatgcgtattggagcagcgccctttgcgctgcttcaagtgtaTGGGCCTTGGCCACACGAAGGTGCTTTGCCCATCCAAAGCGGAACGGGGGGGTATATGCTTCCGGTGTGGCGTAGATGGCCACAAGTCGGCGGGCTGTACCGAGAAACTGCGCTGTGCTGTGTGCGCAGACGCTGGCAAGccctctgggcacgtgatgggATCAGGGGAGTGTAACCCCCCCATCACAAAGG ATGGAGAAGTATTGTCAAGAATATCATGA